Proteins from one Algicella marina genomic window:
- a CDS encoding cellulase family glycosylhydrolase encodes MSGDGADFADGPLSTSGNQILDVNGDAVEIRAVNWFGLESDIMVPHGLWARNWQDMMNEMVDVGFNTIRLPFSHEAIDAASRPGNGVDYGQNPDLQGLTPLQIIDEILDYADEIGLRVILDHHRSGQGAGPNDNGLWYTDAYSEADWIEMWEFLAARYGDHPAVIGADLHNEPHSGVWGGGGANDWARAAEAAGNAVLAVAADWLIIIEGVGSYQGDSYWWGGQLEGVRDRPIELDVAGRLVYSPHDYPASVFDQPWFSDGSDLFEVFREHWGFIYEEGIAPILIGEFGSRLETAADRAWAEAIVAYLEGDFDGDGTPDIGAGEAGMSFAWWSWNPNSGDTGGILNDGWTTLRQNAIELLEPMLDSLDVILGGAQITGDLTEGVVVSGNNEDWVTLPGTSVTDSGIGFDFGDFDGGAYALGGSVTGTAGAGVAFGRLSYGNVLTVATTGVAFGGESGVVIGGRNNLVDNAGSISGGSAGVEFVATRGQNVLQNSGTIFETGSGSVAVQGSGNRDVVENAGTIIGDLRLAGGNDVYRGEGGSVNGVVYGGNGDDGLTGGDGVDRLNGGNGADRLRGFGGDDRLVGGGGGDALIGDGGADRLQAGGGSDDLNGGAGADMLFGGAGADTLRGGAGDDIIVGGAGADGMFGNGGADVFRFAGATGADVIGDFRQDIDLIDIRSFGVTATALESAIGVSGDDATVDLTALGGEGLLTVSGRGGALDAGDFLF; translated from the coding sequence ATGAGCGGTGACGGGGCGGATTTTGCGGATGGACCGCTGAGCACTTCTGGCAACCAGATACTGGACGTGAACGGGGACGCCGTGGAAATCCGGGCGGTGAACTGGTTCGGACTGGAGAGCGACATCATGGTGCCGCACGGGCTCTGGGCGCGGAACTGGCAGGACATGATGAACGAGATGGTGGATGTGGGGTTCAACACCATCCGGCTGCCGTTCAGCCACGAGGCGATAGATGCCGCGAGCCGACCGGGCAACGGCGTGGATTACGGGCAGAATCCGGATTTGCAGGGCCTGACGCCGCTACAGATCATCGACGAAATTCTCGACTATGCCGACGAGATCGGGCTGCGGGTGATACTCGATCATCACCGCAGTGGGCAGGGTGCCGGGCCGAACGACAATGGCCTTTGGTACACCGATGCCTATTCCGAGGCCGACTGGATCGAGATGTGGGAGTTTCTCGCGGCGCGTTACGGCGACCACCCCGCGGTGATTGGTGCGGACCTCCACAACGAGCCGCATTCCGGTGTCTGGGGCGGAGGCGGTGCCAATGACTGGGCGCGGGCTGCGGAAGCGGCGGGTAACGCCGTGCTGGCAGTGGCGGCGGACTGGCTGATCATCATAGAGGGTGTCGGCAGCTACCAGGGAGACAGCTACTGGTGGGGAGGTCAGTTGGAGGGCGTGCGCGACCGGCCGATCGAGCTGGATGTGGCCGGGCGGCTTGTCTATTCGCCGCATGATTATCCGGCATCGGTCTTTGACCAGCCATGGTTCAGCGACGGCTCCGATCTGTTCGAGGTTTTCCGCGAGCACTGGGGGTTCATCTACGAGGAAGGGATTGCGCCGATCCTGATCGGGGAATTCGGGTCGCGCCTGGAAACAGCGGCGGACCGGGCCTGGGCTGAGGCGATCGTGGCCTATCTGGAGGGCGACTTCGACGGCGATGGCACACCGGATATCGGCGCGGGTGAGGCGGGCATGAGTTTCGCCTGGTGGTCCTGGAACCCGAATTCCGGCGATACCGGCGGCATCCTGAACGACGGCTGGACAACGCTGCGCCAGAACGCGATCGAGCTGCTCGAGCCGATGCTGGACAGCCTCGACGTGATCCTCGGCGGCGCGCAGATCACCGGAGACCTGACCGAGGGCGTTGTCGTTTCCGGCAACAACGAGGACTGGGTGACACTGCCGGGCACGAGCGTGACCGACAGCGGCATCGGCTTCGATTTCGGGGATTTCGACGGCGGTGCCTATGCTCTGGGTGGCAGCGTGACCGGCACAGCCGGGGCCGGGGTGGCCTTCGGACGGCTGAGCTATGGCAATGTGCTGACGGTGGCCACCACCGGGGTGGCCTTCGGCGGTGAGAGCGGCGTGGTGATCGGCGGGCGCAACAACCTTGTGGACAACGCGGGCAGCATTTCCGGCGGCAGTGCAGGGGTGGAGTTCGTGGCGACACGGGGCCAGAACGTGCTGCAGAACAGCGGCACGATTTTCGAGACGGGCAGTGGCTCCGTCGCGGTGCAGGGTAGTGGCAACCGCGATGTGGTGGAAAATGCCGGGACGATCATCGGCGATTTAAGGCTGGCCGGAGGCAACGATGTATATCGCGGCGAAGGTGGCAGCGTGAATGGAGTCGTTTACGGCGGCAACGGCGATGACGGGTTGACCGGCGGCGACGGCGTCGATCGCCTGAACGGTGGCAACGGTGCGGACAGGCTGCGCGGGTTCGGCGGGGATGACCGGCTGGTGGGCGGTGGCGGAGGCGACGCGCTGATCGGTGACGGTGGTGCGGACCGGTTGCAGGCCGGGGGCGGCAGCGACGATCTGAACGGCGGCGCGGGAGCGGACATGCTGTTCGGCGGTGCCGGTGCCGACACATTGCGCGGCGGCGCGGGCGATGACATCATCGTTGGTGGCGCGGGGGCGGACGGGATGTTCGGCAACGGCGGTGCGGACGTGTTTCGGTTTGCCGGGGCGACCGGGGCCGATGTGATCGGTGACTTTCGTCAGGATATCGACTTGATCGATATCCGGTCGTTCGGAGTGACGGCGACGGCGCTGGAGAGTGCGATCGGCGTTTCGGGCGACGATGCGACCGTCGACCTGACGGCCCTGGGTGGTGAAGGTTTGCTTACGGTCTCAGGGCGTGGTGGGGCGCTGGACGCGGGCGACTTCCTGTTCTGA
- a CDS encoding sensor histidine kinase has protein sequence MLILLALVALFAIGGSTYARLHSAQTRIEAAGISLPSRIAALEHAIGYGGMIHDFKNYVLRPTEDNYRTGALNGIREARLILTEVEQIAADFGVSISTDAQRAVIAEYSDVIPQVRALHEQGMTAREIDQLVRISDSAALDEISDVHAQIGQALAQQLTVVHRGINTLFTLTVFASAVTAFLLFALYRREVGRQISVLDTRKQQLELFTGIAAHDLRTPLRQITSLADFAREDLAELSVDTGEIPEFLEDIASRARRMEHLVQETLYFTQGKGTADPIEDLDLEEIVREIGALHMPAQGSLIVDTPLARIPARRIELEIVLRNLIDNAVKHHGGGSPTVRVRHHQVNGYHLIEVEDDGPGIPDGIKARMLARPHSDRPGQEELGGIGLSATRRILANLGGNISVHDAGRRGSVFEITIPARATHVAEPETTR, from the coding sequence GTGCTGATCTTGCTGGCGCTTGTCGCGCTGTTCGCGATCGGTGGGTCCACCTACGCCCGACTTCATTCAGCCCAGACCCGTATCGAGGCCGCAGGAATTTCTCTGCCCTCACGGATTGCGGCTCTGGAGCACGCCATCGGCTATGGCGGCATGATCCATGATTTCAAGAACTATGTCCTCCGCCCAACGGAAGACAATTACCGCACCGGCGCCCTCAACGGCATCCGCGAGGCCCGCCTGATCCTGACGGAGGTGGAGCAGATCGCAGCCGACTTCGGCGTGTCGATTTCGACGGACGCACAACGTGCCGTGATCGCCGAATATTCAGACGTCATCCCTCAGGTCCGTGCCCTCCACGAACAGGGCATGACCGCACGGGAAATCGACCAGCTTGTCCGGATCAGCGATTCAGCTGCACTGGACGAGATCTCTGACGTTCACGCACAGATCGGCCAGGCGCTGGCACAGCAGTTGACTGTCGTGCACCGGGGTATCAACACGCTGTTCACGCTGACAGTCTTTGCCTCGGCTGTCACCGCGTTCCTTCTGTTTGCATTGTACCGCAGGGAGGTAGGCCGCCAGATATCCGTCCTCGATACCCGCAAGCAGCAACTGGAACTCTTTACCGGCATCGCCGCGCATGATCTGCGCACGCCGCTCCGCCAGATAACCTCTCTTGCGGATTTCGCGCGCGAAGATCTTGCAGAACTGAGCGTCGACACCGGTGAGATTCCCGAATTTCTGGAGGATATCGCGTCCCGTGCCCGACGTATGGAACACCTTGTCCAGGAAACACTCTATTTCACCCAGGGCAAGGGCACGGCCGACCCGATCGAGGATCTGGATCTGGAAGAGATCGTGCGCGAGATCGGTGCGCTCCACATGCCGGCGCAGGGATCCCTGATCGTCGACACGCCGCTGGCTCGCATCCCCGCCCGCAGAATCGAGTTGGAAATCGTCCTGCGCAACCTCATCGACAACGCAGTGAAACATCATGGCGGCGGCAGCCCCACGGTGCGGGTGCGGCACCACCAGGTAAACGGCTACCACCTGATCGAGGTGGAGGATGACGGCCCCGGCATACCAGACGGCATCAAGGCCCGCATGTTGGCCCGCCCGCACTCGGACCGGCCCGGGCAGGAAGAACTCGGCGGCATCGGCCTCTCCGCTACCCGTCGCATCCTCGCCAATCTCGGCGGCAACATCTCCGTCCATGACGCCGGGCGGCGCGGCTCCGTGTTCGAGATCACCATCCCCGCCCGTGCGACCCACGTTGCAGAGCCGGAAACAACCCGCTAA
- the ettA gene encoding energy-dependent translational throttle protein EttA: protein MAAYQYVYFMDGVSKTYPGGKKCFENIRLNFLPGVKIGVVGVNGAGKSTLMRIMAGQDKDFTGEAWAAEGARVGYLPQEPKLDESKTVRENVMEGVAAKKALLDEFNEVAMQIAEDPDLMDRMTELQDQIDAQNLWDLDSQIDIALEALRCPPDDADVSTLSGGERRRVALCKLLLEAPEMLLLDEPTNHLDAETIAWLQKHLIEYKGTILIVTHDRYFLDDITGWILELDRGRGIPYEGNYSAWLEQKAKRLEQEAREDKTRQKTLERELEWIRQGAKARQAKQKARINAYNDLANQSEREKVGRAQIVIPNGPRLGGKVIEVENLQKGFGDKLLIDGLSFSLPPGGIVGVIGPNGAGKSTLFRMLTGQEQPDGGTIEFGDTVQLSYVDQSRDALDDKKNVWEEISDGLDIIKLGDAEVNSRAYVSAFNFKGGDQQKKVNLLSGGERNRVHMAKLLRAGGNVLLLDEPTNDLDVETLRALEDAIADFAGCAVIISHDRFFLDRLCTHILAFEGEAHVEWFEGNFEDYEADKIRRLGPDAVEPKRIKYKKFAR, encoded by the coding sequence ATGGCGGCCTACCAGTACGTCTACTTCATGGACGGTGTTTCCAAGACCTACCCCGGCGGCAAGAAGTGCTTTGAGAACATCCGCCTGAACTTCCTGCCGGGCGTGAAGATCGGCGTAGTCGGCGTCAACGGCGCCGGCAAGTCCACCCTCATGCGCATCATGGCCGGACAGGACAAGGACTTCACCGGCGAGGCCTGGGCCGCAGAAGGCGCACGCGTCGGCTACCTCCCGCAGGAGCCGAAACTCGACGAGAGCAAGACCGTCCGCGAGAACGTCATGGAAGGCGTCGCCGCCAAGAAAGCCCTGCTCGACGAATTCAACGAAGTGGCCATGCAGATCGCAGAGGATCCGGATCTGATGGACCGGATGACCGAGTTGCAGGACCAGATCGACGCCCAGAACCTCTGGGATCTCGACAGCCAGATCGACATCGCACTGGAAGCGCTGCGTTGCCCACCGGATGACGCCGACGTCTCCACCCTCTCGGGCGGGGAGCGCCGCCGCGTCGCCCTCTGCAAGCTTCTGCTCGAAGCGCCCGAAATGCTGCTGCTCGACGAGCCGACCAACCACCTCGACGCCGAGACCATCGCCTGGCTGCAAAAGCACCTCATCGAGTACAAGGGCACGATCCTCATCGTCACCCACGACCGATACTTCCTCGACGACATCACGGGCTGGATCCTCGAACTGGATCGCGGCCGCGGCATCCCTTATGAGGGCAATTACTCCGCCTGGCTGGAACAGAAGGCCAAACGGCTGGAGCAGGAGGCCCGCGAGGACAAGACCCGCCAGAAAACGCTGGAACGCGAGCTGGAGTGGATCCGGCAAGGCGCCAAGGCCCGACAGGCCAAGCAGAAGGCCCGTATCAACGCCTACAACGATCTCGCCAACCAGTCGGAGCGTGAGAAAGTCGGCCGCGCCCAGATCGTCATCCCCAACGGCCCCCGTCTCGGCGGCAAGGTCATCGAGGTCGAGAACCTGCAAAAGGGGTTCGGCGACAAACTCCTGATCGACGGCCTCTCCTTTTCCCTGCCCCCCGGCGGCATCGTCGGCGTCATCGGCCCCAACGGCGCCGGCAAATCGACGCTCTTCCGCATGCTTACCGGCCAGGAACAGCCCGACGGCGGCACCATCGAGTTCGGCGATACGGTGCAACTCTCCTACGTCGACCAATCCCGCGACGCGCTCGACGACAAGAAGAACGTGTGGGAAGAAATTTCCGACGGGCTCGACATCATCAAACTCGGCGACGCGGAGGTGAACTCGCGCGCCTACGTCTCCGCCTTTAACTTCAAGGGCGGCGACCAGCAGAAGAAGGTCAACCTCCTGTCAGGCGGCGAACGCAACCGCGTCCACATGGCCAAGCTCCTGCGCGCCGGCGGCAACGTCCTGCTCCTCGACGAACCCACCAACGACCTCGACGTCGAAACACTCCGCGCCCTCGAAGATGCCATCGCCGACTTCGCCGGCTGCGCCGTCATCATCAGCCACGACCGCTTCTTCCTCGACCGCCTCTGCACCCACATCCTCGCCTTTGAGGGCGAGGCCCACGTGGAATGGTTCGAAGGCAACTTCGAGGACTACGAGGCCGACAAGATCAGGCGTCTCGGGCCTGATGCCGTGGAGCCGAAGCGGATCAAGTACAAGAAATTCGCGAGGTAG
- a CDS encoding M48 family metalloprotease — protein sequence MMWRFAIVLLLAGCGEVVVGPSPDPQRDAPEVARSARAAEASFRRAAGRIEPVAEQVCRTRNPDFGVRGCDYRFQMSTDPRLGQNAFQTIGEDGRPQVVFTLSLLQVMRNDDEVAFVLAHEAAHQVRRHVLRASAQQRLGATLLGTLAAASGTASDESVRAAAGFGAFLGRRAYSKQFEFEADALAVRIARAAGYDPIRGAAPFARFETGSNAFLATHPPSADRLARIEAVAGR from the coding sequence ATGATGTGGAGGTTTGCAATAGTCCTGTTGCTGGCGGGCTGCGGGGAGGTCGTTGTGGGGCCCTCGCCTGATCCGCAGCGCGATGCGCCCGAGGTGGCGCGGTCGGCCCGTGCGGCGGAGGCATCTTTTCGCCGGGCAGCGGGTCGGATCGAGCCGGTGGCCGAGCAGGTGTGCCGCACCCGCAACCCCGATTTCGGGGTGCGGGGCTGCGACTACCGCTTCCAGATGAGCACCGATCCGCGGCTGGGGCAGAATGCCTTCCAGACGATCGGCGAGGACGGGCGGCCACAGGTCGTGTTCACGCTGAGCCTGTTGCAGGTGATGCGTAATGACGACGAGGTGGCCTTCGTGCTGGCCCACGAGGCGGCGCATCAGGTGCGGCGCCATGTGCTGCGCGCCTCGGCGCAGCAGCGGCTGGGGGCGACACTGCTGGGCACGCTGGCGGCGGCTTCGGGGACTGCAAGCGACGAGTCGGTGCGGGCGGCGGCGGGCTTCGGTGCGTTTCTCGGGCGGCGGGCCTATTCCAAACAGTTCGAATTCGAAGCGGATGCCTTGGCGGTGCGTATCGCCCGCGCGGCGGGCTACGATCCGATCCGGGGCGCGGCACCCTTTGCTCGGTTCGAGACCGGCTCCAACGCCTTTCTTGCCACGCACCCGCCCTCGGCGGACCGGCTGGCGCGGATCGAGGCGGTGGCGGGAAGGTAG
- a CDS encoding cold-shock protein translates to MANGTVKWFNATKGFGFIQPDNGGKDVFVHISAVERAGLSGLDDNQKVTFDLESGRDGRESASNLALAD, encoded by the coding sequence ATGGCCAATGGCACCGTGAAATGGTTCAACGCAACTAAAGGCTTCGGCTTCATCCAGCCCGACAATGGCGGCAAGGACGTTTTCGTCCACATCTCCGCTGTCGAGCGTGCTGGTCTGTCCGGCCTCGATGACAACCAGAAGGTCACTTTCGACCTCGAATCCGGCCGTGACGGCCGCGAATCGGCAAGCAATCTCGCACTCGCAGATTGA
- a CDS encoding cold-shock protein has product MATGTVKWFNSTKGFGFIAPDEGGKDVFVHISAVERAGLTGLADNQKVTYDLESGRDGRQSAGNIALAD; this is encoded by the coding sequence ATGGCCACAGGCACGGTGAAATGGTTCAATTCAACCAAGGGGTTCGGCTTCATCGCACCCGATGAGGGCGGCAAGGACGTTTTCGTCCACATTTCCGCTGTCGAACGCGCGGGTCTGACCGGGCTCGCCGACAACCAGAAAGTAACCTACGATCTGGAATCCGGCCGGGATGGCCGCCAGTCCGCCGGCAACATCGCGCTGGCTGATTGA
- a CDS encoding BrnA antitoxin family protein — protein sequence MDLVWFWYGFGTATGSLPDALKLGFLGQVMAMDRKRGKTEERAHSELLIELAQMEIWMQQFRLKEAFIPEDWGELEETAPVAPAKTKITIALDSRVVRWFRAMGRGYQGRINAVLRSYMLALISREVESRTERDWKGDPI from the coding sequence ATGGATTTGGTATGGTTTTGGTATGGGTTCGGTACGGCAACCGGTTCTTTACCAGACGCGCTGAAACTGGGCTTTTTGGGGCAAGTCATGGCGATGGATCGCAAGCGCGGCAAGACGGAAGAACGGGCGCATTCGGAATTGCTGATCGAACTGGCACAGATGGAAATCTGGATGCAGCAGTTCCGGCTGAAGGAGGCCTTCATTCCCGAGGACTGGGGGGAGTTGGAGGAGACCGCACCGGTGGCGCCGGCGAAGACCAAGATCACCATCGCGCTGGACAGCCGGGTGGTGCGCTGGTTCCGGGCGATGGGGCGTGGCTATCAGGGGAGGATCAACGCGGTGTTGCGGAGCTACATGCTGGCGCTGATCTCACGCGAGGTGGAGAGCCGGACGGAACGCGACTGGAAGGGCGACCCGATCTGA
- a CDS encoding SOS response-associated peptidase yields METARKDAAPGEEFLLLSDSSPELLQPMRWGMVMSGRRNARGRPVMETIVNARSETVFEKSAFEGVRRAVLPVSGWYEWTGKTRRKQRWRMSVPGQTLLIAAIFDVWHGPGGVEVAQFATLTVAPNTEVEKIHHRMPALLSPGEARGWLTGMAGPEVLRPAAVGLLTIEAVEEP; encoded by the coding sequence GTGGAAACGGCGCGAAAGGATGCTGCGCCGGGCGAAGAGTTTCTATTACTTTCAGATAGTTCGCCAGAACTATTGCAGCCGATGCGCTGGGGTATGGTTATGAGTGGGCGGCGAAATGCCCGGGGGCGGCCGGTGATGGAAACAATCGTCAATGCCCGGTCGGAGACCGTGTTCGAGAAATCTGCCTTCGAGGGTGTCCGGCGGGCGGTGTTGCCGGTTTCGGGGTGGTACGAGTGGACGGGCAAGACCCGGCGGAAACAGCGCTGGCGGATGAGTGTGCCGGGGCAAACCCTACTGATTGCGGCAATTTTCGACGTTTGGCATGGGCCCGGTGGTGTGGAGGTGGCGCAGTTCGCGACGCTGACGGTGGCGCCGAACACGGAGGTGGAAAAAATCCACCATCGGATGCCGGCGCTGTTGTCGCCCGGTGAGGCGCGAGGCTGGCTTACGGGGATGGCGGGGCCGGAGGTATTGCGACCGGCGGCTGTGGGATTGCTGACAATAGAGGCCGTCGAAGAGCCATGA
- a CDS encoding peroxiredoxin, with translation MALRINDTAPDFTADTTDGEISFHDWVGDGYAVLFSHPKDFTPVCTTELGVMAGMEQEFAKRNTKILGISVDPVEDHLKWKADIQKYSGNSVDYPMIGDPDMKVAKLYDMLPAEASGDPSVRTPADNQTVRSVFVVGPDKKVKLSLTYPMTTGRNFDEILRAIDSIQMTATHKVATPANWKQGDDVIVTGAVSDEEAQEKFGGFEKVLPYLRKTKQPV, from the coding sequence ATGGCACTTCGCATCAACGACACGGCCCCCGATTTTACCGCCGACACCACGGACGGAGAGATTTCCTTCCATGATTGGGTAGGCGACGGCTACGCCGTCCTCTTCTCCCACCCGAAAGACTTCACCCCCGTCTGCACAACAGAACTGGGTGTCATGGCCGGAATGGAGCAGGAGTTCGCCAAGCGAAATACCAAGATCCTCGGCATCTCCGTTGATCCCGTGGAAGACCATCTGAAGTGGAAGGCGGATATCCAGAAATACTCAGGCAATTCAGTCGATTACCCCATGATCGGCGACCCGGACATGAAGGTGGCCAAGCTCTACGACATGCTGCCCGCCGAAGCCTCCGGCGATCCGTCAGTCCGCACCCCCGCGGACAACCAGACGGTCCGTTCGGTCTTCGTCGTCGGTCCGGACAAGAAAGTGAAATTGTCGCTTACTTACCCGATGACGACCGGGCGCAATTTCGATGAAATCCTGCGGGCAATCGACAGCATCCAGATGACTGCCACTCACAAGGTCGCCACTCCGGCAAACTGGAAACAGGGTGACGACGTCATTGTCACCGGTGCAGTGTCCGACGAGGAAGCGCAGGAGAAGTTCGGCGGGTTTGAAAAAGTTCTTCCGTATCTGCGCAAAACCAAACAACCGGTCTAA
- a CDS encoding CAP domain-containing protein: protein MASATLAGLADGYAQRLLHGGQLSHTLGNTTLSSRLAGAGYAFSAAAENIAYQRGREDSALSVLFMQSWMASAGHRRNILNARLTELGVGTASGDGATYAVQVFATPR from the coding sequence ATCGCCTCCGCCACGCTGGCAGGCTTGGCCGATGGCTACGCGCAAAGGCTCCTGCACGGGGGGCAACTCTCTCACACTCTCGGCAATACCACGCTCTCCAGTCGTCTTGCCGGTGCCGGCTATGCATTCTCCGCCGCAGCCGAGAACATCGCCTACCAAAGAGGCCGCGAGGACAGCGCTCTGTCCGTGCTCTTCATGCAAAGCTGGATGGCATCGGCCGGCCACCGCAGAAACATTCTGAACGCACGCCTCACCGAATTGGGTGTCGGCACGGCGAGCGGCGATGGCGCAACCTACGCCGTTCAGGTCTTCGCCACACCGCGCTAA
- the gltX gene encoding glutamate--tRNA ligase has product MTTTRFAPSPTGYLHVGNLRTALFNWLIARKAGGTFILRIDDTDAARSEEHYVDAIREDLEWLGLTWDRVERQSARLGAYEAAAEKLRSDGRLYEAFETPTELDLKRKKQLNMGRPPVYDRSALTLSDADKEQLRESRDGHWRFLLERERIAWNDGILGPQSIDAASVSDPVLIRGDGQMLYTLASVVDDVEMGVTDVVRGSDHVTNTATQIQIIAALGGSAPVFAHHSLLTGPQGEALSKRLGTLALRDLRDQGIAPMAVLSLMARLGSSQPVELREHIGEVIDGFDLSHFGAAPTKFDVEDLRPLTARILHGRSYGDVAGELEAIGVPETLAEAFWLAIRENIERMADAAEWWALCRDGAEPIVEAEDEEFVAKALAALPPRPWDEGTWGAWTSGLKDSTGRKGRALFMPLRKALTGRAHGPDMSALMPLLQVVKAPE; this is encoded by the coding sequence ATGACCACCACACGTTTCGCCCCTTCGCCCACGGGATACCTGCATGTCGGCAATCTGCGCACGGCCTTGTTCAATTGGCTGATTGCGCGCAAGGCCGGTGGCACGTTTATTCTGCGAATTGACGATACGGATGCCGCACGATCCGAAGAACATTATGTCGATGCAATCCGCGAAGACCTCGAATGGCTGGGACTGACGTGGGACCGGGTGGAACGGCAGTCGGCGCGCCTTGGCGCCTACGAGGCGGCAGCGGAAAAACTCCGGAGCGACGGAAGGCTATATGAGGCCTTCGAGACGCCGACCGAGCTCGACCTCAAACGCAAGAAACAACTCAACATGGGGCGTCCGCCGGTTTACGACCGTTCGGCGCTGACGCTTTCCGACGCGGATAAGGAACAACTGCGCGAATCGCGGGACGGCCACTGGCGGTTCCTGCTGGAGCGCGAGCGGATTGCCTGGAACGACGGAATTCTCGGCCCGCAGAGTATCGACGCGGCATCCGTCTCCGACCCCGTTCTGATCCGGGGCGACGGGCAAATGCTTTATACTCTGGCGTCGGTAGTCGACGATGTTGAAATGGGCGTGACGGACGTTGTCCGCGGCTCCGATCATGTGACGAACACAGCAACGCAGATCCAGATCATCGCAGCGCTGGGCGGCTCTGCACCCGTCTTTGCGCATCATTCACTGCTGACAGGCCCGCAGGGGGAAGCACTTTCCAAGCGCTTGGGGACGCTGGCGCTCCGTGATCTGAGAGATCAGGGCATCGCGCCCATGGCCGTTCTGTCACTGATGGCGCGGCTGGGATCCTCTCAGCCTGTGGAGTTGCGCGAGCATATCGGTGAGGTGATTGACGGTTTCGACCTGTCTCACTTTGGTGCCGCCCCCACCAAGTTCGACGTAGAGGACTTGCGGCCTTTGACGGCACGAATTCTGCATGGACGGAGCTATGGCGATGTCGCTGGAGAACTGGAGGCAATCGGCGTGCCAGAGACGTTGGCGGAGGCGTTCTGGCTGGCAATTCGGGAAAACATAGAGCGTATGGCGGATGCCGCCGAGTGGTGGGCTCTCTGCCGAGACGGCGCAGAGCCGATTGTCGAGGCTGAGGACGAAGAGTTTGTTGCCAAAGCCCTTGCCGCCCTGCCGCCCCGCCCATGGGATGAGGGGACGTGGGGAGCATGGACATCTGGCCTGAAGGACAGCACCGGGCGGAAGGGACGTGCCTTGTTCATGCCGCTTCGCAAGGCGCTGACCGGCCGGGCGCATGGACCGGACATGAGTGCGTTGATGCCGTTGTTGCAGGTTGTGAAAGCGCCGGAGTAG
- a CDS encoding MBL fold metallo-hydrolase: MKLSRRNALMAGAAAPLLTGLSGRTVRAEAEMKGAQPPSFNRFTLGTMEVTALLAGNRTVEDPQGTFGMNVSEEEFAEVSEANFIPADKTQFFFTPTLVNTGSELILFDTGLSPESITGPLEAAGYSADQVDTVVLTHMHGDHIGGIASDAGPTFANAAYVTAAREFDHWKTAGNEGFDAKVAPLADRFTFLEDGGSVTSGITAMLAPGHTPGHTTYMIESDGEQLLLAADLANHYVWSLAYPDWEVRFDMDKAQAAESRRKVLGMLAADRVPFIGYHMPFPALGFVAERDDGFRYVPSSYQMML, encoded by the coding sequence ATGAAATTGTCCCGCAGAAACGCACTCATGGCCGGCGCTGCCGCGCCACTGCTCACCGGCCTGTCCGGCCGCACCGTCAGGGCGGAGGCCGAAATGAAGGGCGCCCAGCCGCCAAGCTTCAACCGCTTCACCCTCGGCACAATGGAAGTCACCGCCCTGCTGGCCGGCAATCGCACGGTCGAGGATCCGCAGGGAACATTCGGAATGAACGTGTCGGAAGAAGAATTTGCCGAGGTCTCCGAGGCCAATTTCATTCCGGCAGACAAGACGCAGTTTTTCTTTACCCCCACCCTCGTCAACACCGGGTCGGAACTGATCCTCTTCGATACCGGCCTCTCACCGGAAAGCATCACCGGGCCGCTGGAAGCTGCAGGCTACAGCGCCGATCAGGTCGACACCGTTGTCCTGACGCACATGCACGGCGACCATATCGGGGGCATTGCCTCGGATGCCGGGCCAACATTCGCAAACGCCGCCTACGTAACGGCTGCGCGGGAATTCGATCACTGGAAGACTGCAGGCAACGAGGGGTTCGACGCCAAGGTCGCCCCGCTCGCCGACAGGTTCACCTTCCTGGAGGATGGCGGCAGCGTTACCTCCGGCATTACCGCCATGCTGGCGCCGGGACACACACCGGGCCACACGACCTACATGATCGAGAGCGACGGCGAACAGTTGCTGCTCGCCGCTGATCTAGCCAATCACTACGTCTGGTCGTTGGCCTACCCGGATTGGGAAGTCCGCTTTGACATGGACAAGGCACAGGCCGCCGAATCCCGGCGCAAGGTGCTGGGCATGCTTGCCGCAGACCGCGTGCCGTTCATTGGCTACCACATGCCGTTCCCGGCCCTCGGCTTCGTCGCGGAACGGGATGACGGCTTCCGCTACGTGCCTTCCAGCTACCAGATGATGCTCTGA